From the Candidatus Dadabacteria bacterium genome, the window TAGATAAGTATCAGAATGTTGGTGTACTTTGTGCCCAGGGCGACGGGAAGAACGTTTATCCCGGCTTTTTCATAATCCTTCCTGTATTTCTGCGCGAGCACCCAGAAGTGGGGAGGCTGCCAGAGCATCATGAATATGAATATTATCATTGCGTCGAGCTGCAGAACGGGGTTTACGGCTGTGTAGCCTATAAGCACGGGAAGAGCGCCGGGCACTCCCCCGAGCACTGTACCGAAAGGGGAGGTTCTTTTGAGGAAAAGGGTGTAAATGAGTGTGTAGCTTATAATCGCGAGGAGAATAAGTGCCGCGTTTACGTAATTGAAATAAGAAAGCGAGATGAAGAGAGCCACGGCCATCATGAGTATCGAGATTATCCAAGCATTCCGGTCTCCGAGAACTCTCAGGGCCTCAACCCTTTTGTTAAGGCGGGTCATCTGCTTATCGATTTTCTTATCAAGCAGGTTATTCAGAATTGCCGCTCCGCCGGCGCTTAGAAGAAGAGAGACGACGCATAGAAAAACCGTCTGTGCCGAGGGAAATGCCCGGTTTGCCACCACCATTCCCGCAAGGCCCGTAAACGCCACGCTCATTATTATTCCGGGCTTGGAGAGAATAACGGCGGAAACCGCCATGGTACCCACGGATTTTTTCTGCGTTTCGCTCATTGCTAGGAAGTTTTTTCGGCGACAGTGTCTTTACTTATATACCCGAACCAGGTGAGAAGGCAGAGGGAGAGTATCAGAAGACCTATTGCGAGATGAACGGCGGTGACGTAAAACAGAAGCTTTGAGGTTACTACCACAATTCCAAGCCCGATCTGAAGAAAAAGCAGGGCGACTGCCCAAGACATGTTTTTCCGCGCTTCCCTTAGCCTTTCGGATTTTCTTGAGAGAATAAGCACGAAGATAAATACCACCGTGAGCAGGTAAGCGACCCCCCTGTGCGTAAAGTGCGCTAGCACCTTGCCCGAGAGCTCGGGCGGAATCCAGTAGCCTAGACACGTGGGGAAATCAGGGCATGCAAGTCCCGCTCCGAGGTGCCTTACGTAAGCTCCTAGGGAAGCCTGGATGAATACAAGCAGAAAAAGCGCGAAGAAGAGTCCGGCCGGGCCCGAGAAACGGAAATCAGGCTTTTTGATGACGCCGTCGAAATACACCATGTAAAGGGTAATTGAGAAGATTATGATGGCGTTTGTGAAATGAATAGTAGTCAGGTCCACGGGAAGTCTGGTGAGAACCACTATTCCTCCAAGCACAATCTGAAACAGAAGAAGCAGCACTACGAGCAACGGAAGTGCTCTGTAATTTTTTCTGTACGCGCGGAATCTTCTGTAGCAGAGAATGAAAAGCACTATGGATGTTATTCCGCCTATTACGCGGTGGGAGAACTCAAGATAGATGTCCCACCTGAAAGGCGGAATCACTTCCCCGTGGCAAAGCGGCCAGTCGGGACAGGCGAGTCCGGCCTCGAGCCCCGATACCGCATTTCCCCATATAAGAAGCACGAACAGAAGACCTAGAGCAGTTTTCGCAAGCATGCCTGTTTTCTTACTGCTACTTTATTACCGGTACCCTTGTGAAGGTTTCCATTATGGTGAAACCGATGAGAAGGAAAAGCAGGAAAAGGGGATACAGGGCGTATATCCACGTGAGCTTGTCTTCAAACTTAAGATGCATGAAGTAAAGGGCGACGATCGCTGCTTTTACAGACGCTACTAGCATTGCTATGACGATATTGAAGTCGCCGAAATCAAACTTCGCTACGTAGACAGTAACTGCCGTCAGGACAAACAGCGTAAGACATACAGCAGCGTATTCTCGAAGACCCGTGTGATGTTCCTCAGTGTGATCGTGTGTGCTCATTTTCTTTCTCCGTCTATCCGATTAGATACAGTAGCGGGAACAGATATATCCAGATAAGGTCAACCAGATGCCAGTAAAGCCCCCCGACTTCAACCGGGGTATATCTGTTTCCTTCCTTGAATCTTCCCTGTCTGGCCATTATTATCAGGGCGAGAATTATGCCCATTCCCAAAAACACGTGGAGCATGTGAAGTCCGGTCATCATGAAGTAAAGGGCGAAGAATATGTTCGTATCGGGAAATATGCCGTGATGGAACTTCGCACCGTACTCAAAGTATTTGTTTACCCCGAAAGCCGCCCCGCATATGAAAGTTACGGAAAGCAGTATTATCAGCCATTTCCTGTTTCTTTTCTGAGAGGCCGACACCGCAAGAGCCATCGTGAAACTGCTGAAGATTAGCACTATGGTGTTTATGGCGCCCAGAGTGATGTCCAGCTTCTTGTGCGATTCGTAGAAAAGATCTGGGTACTTGGCCCTGAAAAGCGCGTACGCCGCGAAGAGTCCCCCGAAAAGAAGAATTTCCGTTCCGAGAAAAAGCCACATCCCGAATTTTGCCGCGTTGTGGGTTACGGTCTCTCCGAGTCCGTGTCCGTGCGCGTGGCCTTCGGCGTGTTCTGCTGTGCTGCTCATTTTTTTACGTTAGCCTCCGATCTATTTTTTCCCGTAAGCGTAAGTCCAGTCAGTTACCGTTGGTATTTCGGCAAAATTCTCATGTGGCGGAGGCGATGGAACCTGCCACTCAAGAGAAAGAGAACCGTAGGGATTTGACGATTCTGGCCGACCTTTTTTCCAGAGCGGTACAAGCAGGTTCACGGTCATTATCAGAATGCCGAGCCCGAGTATCCATGATCCGTAGGTCGAGAGGGCATGATAGGATATGTACTCTTCGGGATAGGTCGCATACCTTCTGGGCATTCCCTGAAAACCCATGAAAAACTGCGGGAAAAACGTTACGTTAAATCCAACGAAAATAAGAAACCATGCTACTTTTGCGATAAGTTCATTGAACACCTTTCCGAACCATTTCTGATACCAGAAGTGAAGGGCCCCGAAAAACCCCATCACGGTTCCTCCTATCATGACGTAGTGCATGTGGGCTACTATGAAATAGGTGTCGTGCAGATGCACGTCAACTGCCAGAGCTCCCAGATAAACACCGGTCAGCCCCCCGACCGTAAAAAGCACTATGAAAGACAGCGCATACAGCATGGATGAGTGAAAGTCTATTGATCCCTTGTACAGAGTTGCGGTCCAGTTAAACACCTTTACGGCCGTCGGTATGGCGACAAGCATGGTCAGAAATGAGAATATTGCCGCTGCCGTTTCCGATATACCGCTTACGAACATGTGGTGCAGCCAGACGAAAAAGCTTATTATTGCAATCGCAAAGCTTGAGTACGCGATTGCCTTGTATCCGAAAATGGGTTTTCTTGCGAAAACGGGGATTATCTCCGAGATAATCCCGAAGGCGGGAATAACCATTATGTAGACGGCGGGGTGGGAGTAGAACCAGAAGAAGTTCTGGAACAGTATTGGGTCCCCTCCCTTGGCCGGATCAAAAAACCCTATGTCAAACGCCCTCTCCGCTATCAGCAGAAGGAGAGTGATTCCCACAACCGGCGTTGCGAGCAGCTGCAGTATGGCAGTGGCGTAGGACGCCCATATGAAAAGCGGCAGTCTTGACCACGTCATTCCAGGCGCTCGAAGCTTGTGGATGGTCACTATGAAGTTCATTCCGGTGAGAATCGATGAGAACCCGAGGACGAAGACTCCCAAAGTTATCATTATTACCTTGGTGCCCGTCTGAATGCTGTAGGGAGTGTAGAATGTCCAGCCCGTGTCAGCCGGTTGGGCAAGCGCGGAAAGCAGTATTGCCGTTCCGACAAGATATATCCAGAAACTCAGCAGGTTTATTCTGGGAAACGCCACGTCCCTGGCCCCGATCATTAGCGGTATCAGGAAATTGCCGAAACTCGCCGCGATTCCCGGGACGATGAAGAAGAAAACCATCAGGGAACCGTGAAGCGTGAACGCTACATTGTACTCCGTTGCGGTTCTGAAGAAGTCAAGCTCGGGAGTCATAAGCTCGTATCTCATTCCCAGGGCCGCCAGGCCGGCAATCATGAAGAAAAACGAGATCGTAACGAGATAAAGGATCCCGATGCGTTTGTGATCCGTTGTCAAAATCCACGACTTTAAACCTTTCTGGGCTAAATACGGTATATGCTGGGTTTGAGTCATGACTCCGTTTGCCATCTTTTTCTCCTTGATATTGCTACTTCAACGTCTTTATATACTCGATAAGGGCGGTTACTTCATCCTCAGACAGTATACCTTTGAACGAAGGCATCGTTGGCGGGTAGCCCTCTACCATTTTTGCCTGGGGTTCATAAATTGATTCTCTGATATAGTTCTCGTCTACAAGAACCGATGAACCGTCTGCAAGTTTTTCTGTTTTCCCGTAAAGATTTTTGAAAGTTGGCCCTATGACTTCCTTGCCGTCTACGCTGTGGCACGCAAGGCAGCCCCTCTGGGAATGCAGTTCTTTTCCTCTCTCCGCCGGGGACACGCTGATTGCCGCCAGGGCGGCTCCGTCTTCAAGTTCGTCTCCTTTTTCCCATCTTGCGAATGCTTCTGGGCTCAGGACTTTTACTGTCGCAAGCATTTGCGAGTGCCCGGAACCACAGTATTCCGCGCACAGAAGATCAAAGGTGCCGACCTTGGTCGGGGTGAACCAGAGCTGCTGGTAGCTGCCCGGAAGAATATCCTGTTTTACTCGGAACTGCGGAACGAAGAAGCTGTGAATAACGTCCTCTGATCTCATTATGAGCCTTACGGGCTTGTTCTGCTGCACGAAGAGTTCATTCAGCGATTTTTTTCCGGTGAAATACTCGAATTCCCAAAGCCACTGCTTTGCCACGACGTTAACTTCGATCGCTTCTGGAGGCGGATTGCGAAGTTCCTTGAAAGCTATCCATCCCCATGCGAAGATGACCATGAGCAGTATGGTCGGAATTATGGTCCAGATGGTTTCAATGACCGGGTTGTGAGTTATGTAGGCGGTTTCCTGATCCTCGCTTTTCCGCCTGTACTTGATTGAGAAGGCTACTAGTACGGCCGAAATCAGGACGAAGAAAAATACTGATACGATTGTTACGAACAGGGTTATGTTATCAACGCTTGCTGCGAGATTTGAAGCTGATTCCGGTATCCAGGTGGACATTTATGATTTACAACCTCCGCAATAATTAATGGGTTTTTCTTTCTCTTCTCCACATCAGGCAGAGAAACGCTACGAGAACCGTAAGGGTTACCATTCCTCCCACCTTGACGACGTTAAGAGCGGCAAGCGCATATCTTTTCCCCACAGGGTCAAACTGATAACAGAACATAAGCACTTTATTAAGCAGTTCCGAGGAGCCTATCTTTCCCTCGGAAGCCTCTATTAGAGATAACTTGAAGTTACGGGGATCATACTGAACTCCGTAGAGGTATCGCGAGATTGTCCCATCCGGCGTGAGTATGACTATTCCCGAAGGGTGAGCGAACTCCTCGCCGTCTTTTTTGAAACGGAATCCCACTGAATCGGTAAGCCTCAGTATGTTTTCTGCGGTCGCTGTTAGAAAGTGCCAGTTTTTGGCCTCTTCAGCCCCGCCCGCAAGTGCTTTTTTGTATCTTGCGGATTTCTCGCCGATAACATCAAGGGGTTCTTCCGGGTCAAAGCTTACGGTCACCACGGTGTAGTCCTTCCCCGGCCTGAAGGCATCCATCTGGTTTATGGCTTCCAGAACTCCGTCTGTCCCAAGAAGGCAGAGTCTTGGGCATGTGAAGTAGGCGAGACTCAGAACCACCGGTTTTTTTTGCCCGAAAAAAGAGGAAATATTTACCGCTTCTCCGCTTTCCCCGCGAAATTCAGTGTCAAGATCTATGGAAGACGCAAGTTTCTCATCAAAACCTATTTCTTCTACGTCGTTTACGTTAGAAAGCGCCTGAACGTCCGATGTGAAGAGAGCCGGAACCGTGCTTGAGAGATACATAACACTGAGAAAAATGAAGAACCTCCACATGAAAGGAGCCGTTTTTTGGCTGTTTTTTTAAATGAAAATAATTGTTTGGAGGACTCAGGGGAGAGGAATTTTCCCTTTCCCACGCCTCAAATAGGCGTAGATTCTATCTGATGTTAATTCTCTGTCAAGAATTCGTTTTCTTTACGCTTATTTGGGTTTTCGGGCTCTGTTTATTTTTTTCTCAGGCAAAGAACTATACCGATTCCGATGAAGGCAGTGAGGGTTGAAGAACCGCCGTAACTGATAAAGAAAAGAGGAGTGCCGATGATCGGCATAAGTCCCGTTACCATAGCGATATTTATCACGGCGTGCCAGAAAAGCATGGCCGCAATTCCAAAGCATGCGATCATTGCAAAGCGGTCTTCTAGGGATGTTGCGATTCTAAGAATAAAAAGAATTATGGAGAAATACAGAAGAAGTATAAACACTGAACCCCGAAATCCCCATTCCTCGGAAATCACCGAGAATGCGAAATCCGTATGGTGTGCGGGAAGAAAATTCAAGTTGGACTGCGAACCCAGAGAAAAACCTTTTCCGTAACCCATGCCGGAACCTATGGCAATCTGGGACTGAATCGAGTTGTAGCTTACACCAAAAGGATCGGTGGAAGTGTCCATGAAGGAATATATTCTCTCCTTCTGGTAGTCCTTGATCAGAAGATGCCAGGCCGGCACGATGGATATCAGCGCTATGATTATTATTCTAAGCAGCGCTTTTCTGCTGATTCCCATAAGCAAGATGATGCTTGAACCTATAAGAAGAATGGTCATCGCGGTTCCCATGTCGGGCTGGGCAATTACTGCTGCGGTGGGAACAAGCAGAAGAGCCAGAGGCTTGAGGAGTTCCACCGAATTGTAATTTTCCTTTGCGGCCACATCATTTGCGTAGTAATTGGCAAGCATCATTATTATGCCGATTTTAATAAATTCGGAGGGTTGAATGGAGACCGGACCTATCTGGAACCAGCTTCTGGACCCCGATACCGTTTTTCCGAATATGAAAAGTAACCCCAGCAACACGAGGAAGAACAGGTAGAAAGTAACCGAGTGGGTTTCCAGCGTATGGGGTCTTAAGCGACTAATGACCGCCACAGTCAAAAGCCCCGCAAAAACCCATACGAGTTGTTTCTTGAATGCACCCAAGCCAGCCAACAGCGAGACGCTGTAGAGATTCATGAGCCCCGCTAAGCAAAGCAAAGCAGTCAGCAGCAACAGCCAGGAGTAGCTACTCAGATATGGCAATTCGAACTTCATCTCGTTCCTTCTTGAGTTTGAAATAGGTTTCAATGATTTTTCTTGCTATCGGGGCTGCGGCCACGCTTCCGCTTCCCCCGTTCTCAACGAGGACGGTTACGGATATCTCCGCCGAATCCGACGGTGCGTAGGATGTGAACCAGGCGTGGTCCTGAAACCGTTTTTCGGTCGACTCGAATTTTGCCGACACAACCTGAGCCGTACCCGTCTTACCCGAGACGGACGTGATTTTTGATCTTGCGTAAATCCCGGTGCCCCGGTGTTCGTTTACGGCACCGTAAAGTGCTTTTTTCAGAAAAGATACTGACTTTGCGTTAAGGCGCTGACCTTCCCCGGTTATCCGCAGTGGTCTTTTCTCATCCGTTTTTCTTATCTTCGGTTTGACTATAATGCCTCCGTTTGCTATTGCTGAAGTCATAACACTTATCTGAAGAGGGGTTGCGGTAACGTATCCCTGACCTATTGCCAGGATTGCAGTTTCGCCTGGGTACCAAGGTTCTTTCAGATGCTTTCTTTTCCATGTCTTGGATGGGTTCACTCCCCGTTTCTCGGGCAGTGCTATGCCGGTTCTTTCTCCAAGTCCGAACTTCTTCATGTAGGGGTAAAGGCCGTCAACACCAAGCTTCTGGGAAAGTTTGTAGAAGTATACGTCGCACGATTCGACAATCGCTTTGTAGAGGTTCATCTCCCCATGGCCTTCTTCGCGCCAGCAGTTAAAACGTTTCTTGTTTATGAAATAATGGCCCGGGCAGTATACGGACGACTTCGGATCAGCAGTTTTTTCCTCTAGCAACGCAAAAGCCGTGATTATTTTGAGCACTGACCCGGGCGGATAGGTTCCTTGGGTTGAGCGATTTAGAAGGGAAAAAGATTTTTTCTTTTTTGTTCTTTTTCTTTCCTTAGGAGAAAGCTCCTTCGAGATGTGCTCGGGACGATAGGATGGACGACTTACCATCGCCAGAATTTCTCCGCTTCTTACGTCCATTGCGACTATGGCCCCTTTCTCTTTACCCAAAGCGTCATAGGCGAACTGCTGCAGTTGCGCGTCAATGGTGAGGTGGATATCTTTTCCCTGGACCATTTCCCTGTTCTTGCGAGCTGGCAATAATGTGGCAACAGAGTCTGAGATCACTTTTCCGTGTGCGTTTACCATGACGTATTCAAGACCGTTTGTTCCTCTGAGTTCGCTGTCAAAGACCTTTTCGACACCCATTTTTCCGAGTTCGTTTCCCGCCTTGATCCGACCGTAGGTTCTTACCTCTTTTGCGTCGGCGATTCCCGTGTATCCCAGAAGAACGGCGGCTGCCTCTCCATGCGGATAGAATCTCTTGTGCCCCACTTCAAGAAATATGCCCTCTAGCGTTTCCTTGTTTTTTTCGACAAGAAGAAGCTCCTCTCTGCTTATGTCCTTGGCGATTGTAACGGGATAGAAGCTTTGGAGGGTTTCTATTTTTCGAAGTTTTTCCAGAAGTTTTTTCTCTGGAACGTTTATTATCTCCGCAAGTTTTTCCGCGAGCTCCTCGACATCCGTTATTTCTCTCGGAAATACTCGTATGTTAAAAGACGGTTTGTTATAGAGAATTTTTTCGCCGTTTCTATCGAAAATCCGTCCTCTGGGCGCAGGAAGTTCAAGTGCCCTCAGGATATTTCTTTCCGAAAAATTCCTGTATTCCTCGCCCTTGTATATCTGGAGGTAGAACAACCTCCCCGAGAAGACGACAAAAAACAGCACGATTAGGGATGAGGCTATTGTGAATCTATGTTTTAGGAATCCCATCCAATTTCCTCAGAAGCATTATTATCGGAACGCCGACCACCGTATTAATGATAGCCTGATAAAAAGCTAGCTCAACACTGAGAAATGCCGCCTGTCCGCTGTCTTGTCTCAACAGAAGCAGTACCAGTAGCAGCAAGTGCATGAGCAGGGTTCCTATAAAAAGCGCCAGAGGTAGGAAAAAGAGGTTGTTGCGGTCGTAATTAAGATTGTGCATGCCCACTCGCAGAGTAAGAAACACGGCGAATCTTGTGATCGTATGGAGCCCCAAAGCTCCGGCCGAAAAGACATCCATTAAAAACCCGTTCAGCATGGCAAGTGTGAACAGATAAGGTATTTCGGTTCTGATTGCCAAGCATATTATTAAGATCAGATTGAGATCGGGGGTGAACTTGCCCAGAGAAGATGTCGAGATTACCGATGTCTGGATAATGATGAAAAGAAAAGAGCAGAGTAGATAGAAAAGAAAAGAGAAGTTTATTCTCATCATATTCCAACTGGGTCCAGTTGGGGAGAGCTAATTGAGATGTATGAGCACCTCTTCAACCCTGCTCACATCGATTACCGGTTTTATGATGGCCTTTTGAAGTCCTTTGTCCGGCTCAATTCTTATTACGGTTCCTATAACAATATTTTTTGGGAAAACATTGTCTTTTCCGGATGATATGATCTTGTCTCCGACTATAATATCTTCCTCTTGCTCAATGTACTTCATAACGTAATGGTTTCCCGCTCCGGCAACTATGCCTCGTGTACGGCTCCTTTGTACAAGTGCATCCGCCACACTTGAGGGATTCGTCATTAGCATTACCAAGGAGGTTTTTTCATTTACCGAGTGCACGGTTCCTATGGCCCTGACGTTATTAAGCACCGGGGCCCCCTCATTTATCCCGGAAGACGATCCTTTGTCTATTATAAGGAAGCCAGGCCCCACCAGCGAAGGACTGCTCCCTATGACCCTTGCTCCCACCACTTCTCCCTTAAAGGAACTTCTATAGTTAAGAAGACTTCTTAACCTTTCATTCTCAAGTCTTATTTCCGTTAGCATCAACTCTTGCGCTTCCATTTCCTGTAGCTTTGCTTTCAGGCGGGAATTTTCAACGCTTGTATCGACGAGGTCGATATAATGGTCCCAGTAGTATCTCACGCCATCTTTAACGTAGTTTGCGAAAGCGCCGGAGCCGTAGTTAATGCTAAGCATCAACTTTGTTGTGTAATTGTTTTCTTTCTTTGCCAAGCCAAAAGTGACGGGCAATAGATGAATTAGAACAATTATGAGGATAAAGGACAGAAATAGCTGATTTTTGCTAAAAAACTTCTTCATTAAGTTTTCCTATTCGGTCGGAAATACTTAATTTCGATTTTCACAAGTGGCGGGAAGAATCACGTCCACGTTATAATGACAGCCATTGCAAGAGCTTACGGGATATTAAAACAAAAAACCGTTGTTAAACCACTGTAACACAAAACAATTCAGATTGCAAGGGGCAGTCCGTCTTGAAGCTGATTGTGAGAACGGAATCTAACTGATATCACGGGTTTTCTATAATTATATAGCGACGGAGGTTAGAAGTTCTATATCTTCGAGAGCTTTTCCGGAACCCATAACGACGCAATCGAGGGGCTGCTCGGCCCTTTTTATATGTATGCCGGTTTTTTGCTCTATGCGGTTGCGCAGCCCTCTTAGAAGCGAACCGCCTCCGGCTAGCATTATTCCCGACTCAAAGACATCTGCAGAGAGTTCCGGCGGGGTTTCCTCCAAAGTCTGCATAATTGCATCGACTATCTGGTTTATGGTTTCTTCTACCGCCTCTCCGATTTCTTCCGCGTCAATTGTAAGCATTGAGGGGACACCGGAAATGTTGTTTCTTCCGGTTACTTTCCATTGCATTTTTCTGCCGCTGTTTATTTCCGGGTGTGCAGAGAACTTTTTCTTAAGTTCTTCGGCTGTCCTGTGTCCAATTACTATGTTGTGATTTCTTTTCAGCCACAGCTGTATGGCTTCATCCATCTTGTCTCCGCCGGTTTTGATTGATTTACTCACAACTATCCCGGACAGTGCGATAACGCCTATTCCCGTGGTACCGCCTCCTATGTCGACCACCATGTTACCCGAGGGTCTATGCACTTCTATCCCAGACCCTATGGCGGCGCACATTGTTTCCTCAATGAGATATACTCTTCTGGCTCCTGCCGCCTCGGCCGATTCTTTTACGGCTCTTTTCTCTACTTCGGTAATCTCAAGGGGAACCGATATTACTACTCTCGGGCGCACGAAGCTTTTTTTATGGCCATTGGATTTTTTTATGAAGTACTCGATCATTTTCTGAGCCGCTTCGAAATCGGCGATAACACCGTCACGAAGAGGTCTTATGGCCCTGATCGACTCGGGAGTTCTTCCTACCATCTCCCTAGCGTATTTTCCTACAGCGATGAGTTTTGATTTCTGTCCCGGAATGTTCTGCACCGCTACAACCGATGGTTCGTTAGACACTATCCCTTTGCCTTTGAGGTATACAAGGGTGTTCGCAGTTCCGAGGTCGATCGCCAGATCGTTTGAAAAATGTTCCAGAAGCTTGTCCAGTATCATTATTTACAACTACCTCTTCTTTAAGTTAAACCATAATCAAACCCGAAAATACTCGCCTTATGTAATTGTAAACCAGACGAGTCTACGGCTAAATAGTTAACCTCTAAATTATAGCATTTTTTTAAATTATTCAAAGCGACTATAAAAAGGCTTTCCTGTTGTTTTTACGGTGTTCGGCGTTTTGTCGGCGAGGTCTTCTCCGCCAACGGATATTTCTCCCTGAAAATCGCGGAATTCCCTCCTTATATAGCCGATGGAGATGTTTTTCCCCAGAGTGGGAGAGTATGTTGAAGAGGTTATTTTCCCCACTTTTTTCTCCTTAACCCAAAGCGTGTTTCC encodes:
- a CDS encoding rod shape-determining protein, which encodes MILDKLLEHFSNDLAIDLGTANTLVYLKGKGIVSNEPSVVAVQNIPGQKSKLIAVGKYAREMVGRTPESIRAIRPLRDGVIADFEAAQKMIEYFIKKSNGHKKSFVRPRVVISVPLEITEVEKRAVKESAEAAGARRVYLIEETMCAAIGSGIEVHRPSGNMVVDIGGGTTGIGVIALSGIVVSKSIKTGGDKMDEAIQLWLKRNHNIVIGHRTAEELKKKFSAHPEINSGRKMQWKVTGRNNISGVPSMLTIDAEEIGEAVEETINQIVDAIMQTLEETPPELSADVFESGIMLAGGGSLLRGLRNRIEQKTGIHIKRAEQPLDCVVMGSGKALEDIELLTSVAI